From one Peredibacter starrii genomic stretch:
- a CDS encoding IucA/IucC family protein — MLASLHSATCFYNSLFLEWRQQRLGTFQGQNAFFVLLNPEQELVIPLKRHSRLGRHEYQGTFFIGTKGDYSSVSFSQSVELMLNVLAKTEDEIQNIKNFVSRVKDSEENIRFSLKLRKSDFESIFTSLPDFKDAERALFVGHAFHPAPKNKTGFNQIDAKLFSPECGGQFPLRWFWVANDMIYQKSSEVFEDLGWLNKMWKEEFPHRPAIEGYQAFPMHPWQAQHILSMPIIQTYMKEGRMIEMNETGPDWYPTTSLRTIYRENADYMLKFSLNVKLTNSMRHLLEHELLRGLQVHEVFNTTEGKTLLETHPGFNVVFEPSYYAIKDENGAPIKETFVVCRENSFKSDKVKHVVLAVLTQDHPDFKENLLQTLIKKYAEENKTDYAQASEKWFELYLKNAVAPMLDAQKNFGILLGAHQQNLIIGIENNLPVKATFRDCHGTGYSPLGFELFGKSVKSIDIDNGNILNYEIANYLFTYYLIINSTFNVMTAIAQGNAVSEEKLIHQMRSFLEATLAEDPKDPSCIQYLLNDKVLQHKGNFLCSLRNINENTAKNPLDIYVQIPNPFLVGK; from the coding sequence ATGTTAGCCTCATTACATTCGGCCACATGTTTTTATAATTCTCTCTTCCTCGAATGGAGACAGCAACGCCTCGGAACTTTCCAGGGTCAGAATGCTTTCTTCGTTCTTTTAAATCCAGAACAAGAACTTGTGATTCCTCTTAAGCGTCACTCTCGCTTGGGCCGTCATGAGTATCAAGGAACTTTCTTCATTGGTACCAAGGGCGACTATTCATCGGTTTCTTTCTCTCAGTCAGTTGAGCTAATGCTAAATGTTTTGGCAAAAACTGAAGACGAGATTCAAAACATTAAAAACTTTGTTTCCCGTGTGAAAGACAGTGAAGAGAACATTCGATTCTCACTGAAACTTCGTAAGAGCGATTTTGAATCAATCTTTACTTCATTGCCTGACTTCAAAGACGCTGAACGCGCTTTATTTGTGGGTCATGCTTTTCATCCAGCACCAAAAAATAAAACCGGCTTTAATCAGATTGATGCTAAGTTATTTTCACCTGAATGTGGTGGCCAGTTTCCTCTACGTTGGTTCTGGGTCGCCAATGATATGATCTATCAAAAATCATCTGAGGTGTTTGAAGATCTCGGCTGGTTAAACAAGATGTGGAAGGAAGAATTCCCGCATCGGCCGGCGATTGAAGGTTACCAGGCCTTCCCAATGCATCCTTGGCAAGCTCAGCATATTCTTTCTATGCCGATTATTCAGACCTACATGAAAGAAGGTCGCATGATTGAGATGAATGAAACGGGTCCAGACTGGTATCCAACGACTTCTCTTAGAACGATTTACCGCGAGAACGCGGACTACATGCTGAAGTTTTCACTCAATGTGAAACTCACAAACTCTATGCGCCACCTTCTTGAGCACGAATTACTTCGAGGTCTTCAAGTGCATGAGGTGTTCAACACAACTGAAGGAAAAACGCTTCTAGAGACTCATCCTGGTTTCAATGTGGTGTTTGAGCCTTCGTATTACGCAATCAAAGACGAGAATGGTGCTCCGATCAAGGAGACCTTTGTTGTATGTCGTGAGAATAGTTTTAAATCTGATAAAGTGAAGCATGTGGTTCTAGCGGTGTTAACTCAGGACCATCCAGACTTTAAAGAGAATCTTCTTCAGACTCTGATTAAAAAATATGCTGAAGAAAATAAAACTGATTATGCTCAAGCTTCTGAGAAATGGTTTGAACTGTATTTGAAAAATGCAGTGGCTCCAATGCTTGATGCTCAGAAGAACTTTGGAATCCTTCTTGGGGCCCATCAGCAAAACCTCATTATAGGGATTGAAAACAATCTTCCTGTGAAGGCCACTTTCCGCGATTGTCATGGAACTGGTTACTCTCCTCTTGGATTTGAATTATTCGGAAAATCTGTAAAAAGCATTGATATCGATAATGGGAACATTCTTAATTATGAGATCGCGAACTACTTGTTCACTTACTATCTCATCATTAATTCGACCTTTAATGTCATGACGGCCATTGCTCAAGGAAATGCTGTTTCGGAAGAAAAACTCATTCACCAAATGAGAAGCTTCCTGGAAGCTACCCTGGCAGAGGACCCTAAAGATCCAAGCTGCATTCAGTACTTACTTAATGACAAAGTTTTACAACATAAAGGGAACTTCCTGTGTAGTCTCAGAAACATTAACGAGAACACGGCCAAGAACCCACTGGACATCTATGTCCAAATCCCTAACCCATTCTTAGTAGGAAAATAA